In Flavobacterium sp. N1736, the following are encoded in one genomic region:
- a CDS encoding RagB/SusD family nutrient uptake outer membrane protein — MKTKNIIYKVLIIALPFVWTSCSDLLDVEPEDQITKENFYQSEADFQAATSPLYNKVWFDFNDKFYYGLGDGRSDNLYAPYSDYVYPFTDLSETGLTGPLVSAWGSLYNVVQQSNNVIIGISDSKVSESVKSKYIAEARFMRGTAYWYLASLWGDVIISTDPRELVKNPIVSKNPLKDVYEFAMRDLEYAAKYLPETAGQAGRLTKYSAFGMLSRVYLSYSGISDNPNSGTRSQEYLDLAKKAAEKVITSGPYSLMTNYADLFMVDNNNNTESMFALQWVPNGDYGVINSHQAYFALGSDITGDDAAWGYWTRASYNVLQEYESKDVRRKATWMGDGDFYPEINKANGGYTVDHANEFLNVKKGVVGSTKDNPKISRMNSALNTYMLRLGEVYLNYAEAALGNNATTADALAIDGVNKLRIRAGLTPKTTLTYADIIHERRVELCMEGQYWYDLVRRAYYKQQEVINYITAQNRGTIVPILYDSATNAVSVDPARSNDARSIGVIDATIFTLPYPESELVQNPLLRESAVPYQFTEERIKDLF; from the coding sequence ATGAAAACAAAAAATATAATATACAAGGTTCTTATAATTGCATTACCATTTGTTTGGACTAGTTGTAGTGATCTTTTAGATGTTGAACCGGAAGATCAGATTACAAAAGAAAATTTTTATCAGTCTGAAGCTGATTTTCAAGCTGCTACAAGCCCTTTATACAATAAAGTCTGGTTTGATTTTAATGACAAATTCTATTACGGTTTAGGCGACGGACGTTCAGATAATTTGTACGCGCCTTATTCTGATTATGTTTATCCGTTCACCGATTTATCAGAAACAGGATTAACAGGACCATTGGTTTCTGCCTGGGGATCTTTGTATAATGTTGTACAGCAATCTAATAACGTTATAATTGGAATCAGCGACAGCAAAGTCAGCGAAAGCGTAAAAAGCAAATATATTGCCGAAGCCCGTTTTATGAGAGGAACTGCTTATTGGTATCTGGCTTCGTTATGGGGAGATGTCATTATTTCTACAGATCCGAGAGAATTGGTAAAAAATCCAATTGTGAGTAAAAATCCATTAAAAGATGTGTATGAATTTGCGATGCGTGATTTAGAATACGCAGCAAAATATCTTCCGGAAACGGCAGGTCAGGCGGGACGTTTAACAAAATACAGTGCTTTTGGAATGCTTTCCCGTGTTTATTTATCCTATTCAGGAATAAGCGATAATCCAAACAGCGGCACAAGAAGTCAGGAATATCTTGATTTAGCCAAAAAAGCAGCAGAAAAAGTAATTACATCAGGACCGTATTCTTTGATGACCAATTATGCTGATTTATTTATGGTTGATAATAACAATAATACAGAATCGATGTTTGCGCTGCAATGGGTTCCAAATGGCGATTATGGTGTTATAAATTCGCATCAGGCATATTTTGCATTAGGTTCTGATATTACAGGCGACGATGCCGCGTGGGGATATTGGACAAGAGCTTCTTACAATGTTTTACAAGAGTATGAATCTAAAGATGTACGCCGTAAAGCAACCTGGATGGGCGATGGCGATTTTTATCCAGAAATTAATAAAGCAAACGGAGGTTATACAGTAGATCATGCAAACGAATTTTTGAATGTAAAAAAAGGCGTTGTAGGTTCTACAAAAGACAATCCTAAAATTTCAAGAATGAATTCGGCTTTAAATACCTACATGCTGCGTTTAGGCGAAGTGTATTTAAATTATGCAGAAGCAGCTTTAGGAAACAATGCCACAACTGCTGATGCCCTTGCGATAGACGGAGTTAATAAACTGCGTATTCGTGCAGGACTTACGCCTAAAACGACACTTACTTATGCCGATATTATTCATGAACGACGCGTAGAGTTGTGTATGGAAGGACAATATTGGTACGATTTAGTTCGAAGAGCGTATTACAAACAGCAGGAAGTAATCAATTATATCACAGCTCAAAACAGAGGAACAATAGTGCCAATACTTTACGATTCGGCTACAAATGCAGTATCAGTAGATCCGGCAAGAAGCAACGATGCACGTTCAATTGGCGTAATCGATGCGACAATTTTTACCCTCCCTTATCCGGAATCTGAACTTGTTCAAAATCCTTTGTTAAGAGAAAGTGCTGTGCCTTATCAATTTACAGAGGAAAGAATTAAAGACTTATTCTAA
- a CDS encoding SusC/RagA family TonB-linked outer membrane protein: MTNFLITKSKSKYFKNLGYLILMLVFSAAVHAQTTVSGTVSDSNGPIPGVNIIVKGTNTTTATNFDGTFTIKSPNANGILVFSFIGYKTKEVAINGKIQVDAVLEEDLNDLKEVVVVGYGTMKRGDLTGAVSTVTSAAVTQSVATTIDQVLQGRAAGVQIQSNSGAPGASSSIRIRGISSLNGSNEPIFVIDGVIIDGSTSSVNTNPLANINPADIVSMDVLKDASATAIYGSRAANGVIMITTKRGKKGDLSLNFDSYVGWQEIPKHLDLLNLREYGTLKNTRSDLGIVQRDNTFIRPDLLGEGTDWQKELFTTALMQSYNLSASGGSDTTTYAMGIGYLDQEGIAIGSGFDRFNLRGVVDSQVKSFLKVGVNFALSQTNQKTTVTDESLILTALKQTPNVAVRNADGTFDGPDTTEFVQNNPIGLASIKDNHSENYGMRANTYAEISFTKDLKFKTQYSLDYGFVNNYTFSPSYTFGALVNDVREGTRTKSNSKYWNWNNVLTYNKNFGKHTINAMLGEEMQESNWENLYGYRSGYLTNGATDLNAGDATTARNSNASNTSAISSYFGRLFYSFNDKYLLTATLRRDGSSKFAEDNRWGWFPSAALAWKISNENFLKDNAVINNLKLRLGWGAVGNQNVPNYAYTSTYNASATNWGTGLLAANTANQDLQWETTYSSNAGLDISLFNNRVELVADVYYKKTKNLLLALPLPAYVGTTGQGSTTAPWVNIGSLENKGVEFTLNTLNMQRNNFTWKSNIVFSMNRSKVLGLNTETGILNKSIQQGSDVTVVTRTAVGQPIGQFYGYKVIGRFEKATDFYYKDKDGAIKPTALPEGMAIGENGVWIGDYMFDDVNKDGVINEKDSEYIGNPAPDFTFGIGNSFSFYGFDINILLTGSYGNDVVNYQRRWLENPRENTNLLKSSLGYAQLDLIDPSGPNDYRNVQIVGGDPYMPRIAASSASSASNYRFSNRFVEDGSYVRVKNISIGYNLPKKLYSKYGISNIKIYSNTQNILTFTKYKGYDPEVGSLNQDALLTGIDNGRYPSPIITTLGLNVNF; this comes from the coding sequence ATGACTAACTTTTTAATTACTAAAAGCAAATCAAAATACTTTAAAAATTTGGGTTATCTGATCCTTATGCTGGTATTTTCTGCTGCGGTACATGCCCAGACAACTGTTTCAGGAACAGTTTCAGATAGTAACGGACCGATACCAGGAGTAAATATTATTGTAAAAGGAACAAATACCACCACTGCAACCAATTTCGACGGAACATTTACCATTAAATCTCCAAATGCAAACGGGATTTTGGTATTTAGTTTTATTGGCTACAAAACCAAAGAAGTTGCAATAAACGGCAAAATACAAGTTGATGCTGTTCTTGAAGAAGACTTAAACGACTTAAAAGAAGTTGTTGTAGTAGGTTACGGCACCATGAAAAGAGGAGATTTAACAGGTGCAGTTTCTACCGTAACAAGTGCTGCGGTAACACAATCTGTGGCAACCACTATAGATCAGGTTTTACAAGGGCGTGCTGCCGGAGTGCAAATTCAGTCAAACAGCGGTGCGCCGGGTGCAAGTTCGTCAATTCGTATTCGTGGTATCAGTTCATTAAACGGTTCGAATGAGCCCATTTTTGTAATCGACGGTGTTATTATCGACGGGTCAACAAGTTCTGTAAACACAAATCCGCTGGCAAATATTAATCCCGCCGATATTGTTTCTATGGATGTTTTAAAAGATGCTTCGGCAACGGCTATTTACGGTTCAAGAGCCGCAAATGGTGTGATTATGATTACAACGAAACGTGGAAAAAAAGGTGATCTTTCTTTAAATTTTGACAGTTATGTGGGTTGGCAGGAAATTCCTAAACACCTCGATTTGCTGAATCTTAGAGAATACGGAACATTAAAAAACACCCGTTCTGATCTTGGAATCGTACAGCGTGATAATACGTTTATTCGCCCTGATTTATTGGGTGAAGGAACTGATTGGCAAAAAGAATTATTTACTACGGCATTAATGCAGAGTTATAATTTATCAGCTTCCGGAGGTTCAGATACCACTACTTATGCAATGGGAATTGGGTATTTAGATCAGGAAGGTATTGCGATAGGATCTGGATTTGATCGTTTTAATCTTAGAGGTGTTGTCGATTCGCAGGTAAAAAGTTTTTTGAAAGTTGGAGTAAATTTTGCGCTTAGTCAAACCAATCAAAAAACAACGGTTACGGATGAGTCTTTAATTTTAACGGCTTTAAAGCAAACGCCAAACGTGGCTGTTCGTAATGCAGACGGTACTTTTGACGGACCGGATACGACAGAATTCGTTCAAAATAATCCGATTGGTTTAGCTTCTATCAAAGACAATCATAGTGAAAATTACGGCATGAGAGCCAATACGTATGCCGAAATTAGCTTTACAAAAGACCTTAAATTTAAAACACAATATTCGCTGGATTATGGTTTTGTAAACAATTACACGTTTAGCCCGTCTTATACTTTTGGTGCACTTGTAAATGATGTTAGAGAAGGTACAAGAACAAAATCAAACAGTAAATACTGGAACTGGAATAATGTTTTAACGTACAATAAAAACTTTGGCAAACATACTATTAACGCTATGCTTGGTGAAGAAATGCAGGAATCAAACTGGGAAAATCTTTATGGATACAGATCTGGATATTTAACAAACGGAGCAACAGATTTAAATGCCGGAGATGCTACAACGGCAAGAAACTCAAACGCAAGTAACACAAGCGCTATTAGTTCTTATTTTGGAAGATTGTTTTATTCGTTCAATGATAAATATTTACTGACTGCCACTTTAAGGAGAGACGGTTCTTCAAAATTTGCTGAAGATAATCGTTGGGGATGGTTTCCATCGGCGGCTTTGGCTTGGAAAATTTCTAATGAAAATTTCTTAAAAGACAATGCGGTTATCAACAACTTAAAATTGCGTTTAGGCTGGGGAGCAGTTGGTAATCAAAATGTACCAAACTATGCATATACATCAACTTACAATGCTTCTGCAACCAATTGGGGTACAGGTTTATTGGCAGCAAATACAGCAAATCAGGACTTGCAATGGGAAACTACATATTCTAGTAATGCAGGTTTAGACATTAGCCTTTTCAATAACAGAGTTGAACTTGTTGCTGATGTTTATTACAAAAAAACAAAGAATTTATTATTGGCATTACCGCTTCCGGCTTATGTAGGAACGACAGGGCAGGGTTCTACAACTGCACCGTGGGTAAACATTGGATCTCTTGAAAATAAAGGAGTTGAGTTTACCCTGAATACTTTAAACATGCAGAGAAACAATTTTACATGGAAATCTAATATTGTTTTCTCAATGAACAGAAGTAAAGTTTTAGGTCTTAACACAGAAACCGGAATTTTGAATAAATCAATTCAGCAAGGATCTGATGTTACGGTGGTTACGCGTACGGCAGTTGGTCAGCCAATTGGACAATTTTACGGATATAAAGTAATTGGACGTTTTGAAAAAGCAACAGATTTTTATTATAAAGACAAAGACGGAGCTATTAAACCAACGGCTTTACCGGAAGGAATGGCAATTGGCGAAAACGGTGTCTGGATTGGAGATTATATGTTTGACGACGTAAATAAAGATGGCGTTATCAACGAAAAAGACAGCGAATATATTGGTAATCCGGCGCCTGATTTTACGTTTGGAATTGGAAATAGTTTTTCATTTTATGGTTTTGATATCAATATTTTGTTAACCGGTTCGTACGGAAATGACGTTGTAAATTATCAAAGACGCTGGTTAGAAAATCCGCGTGAAAATACCAATTTATTAAAATCGTCATTAGGATATGCACAATTGGATTTAATAGATCCGAGTGGTCCAAATGATTATCGTAATGTTCAAATTGTTGGCGGAGATCCTTATATGCCTAGAATTGCGGCTTCGTCTGCATCATCTGCATCAAATTATCGTTTTAGCAATCGTTTTGTAGAAGACGGATCTTATGTGCGCGTAAAAAATATTTCGATTGGATATAATCTTCCAAAAAAATTATACTCAAAATATGGTATTTCAAACATAAAGATTTATTCAAATACCCAAAATATTTTAACATTCACCAAATATAAAGGTTACGATCCAGAGGTAGGATCTCTTAATCAGGACGCTCTTTTAACAGGTATTGATAATGGCCGTTACCCGTCGCCAATTATTACAACACTTGGATTAAATGTTAACTTCTAA
- the fsa gene encoding fructose-6-phosphate aldolase: MKFFIDTANLEDIKEAQALGVLDGVTTNPSLMAKEGISGKQNILQHYLDICNIVDGDVSAEVISTDFDGMIREGNELAALHPQIVVKLPMIEAGIKACKYFSSKGIRTNVTLVFSAGQALLAAKAGATYVSPFLGRLDDVSTDGMHLIAEIREIYDNYDYQTQILSASVRHTMHIVNCAKVGSDVMTGPLSAIKGLLKHPLTDIGLKQFVEDAKKMNL, from the coding sequence ATGAAATTTTTTATTGATACCGCCAATTTAGAAGACATTAAAGAAGCTCAGGCTCTGGGTGTTCTGGATGGCGTAACCACGAATCCGTCTTTAATGGCAAAAGAAGGGATTTCGGGAAAACAGAATATTCTTCAGCATTATCTGGACATTTGCAATATTGTCGATGGCGATGTTTCGGCAGAAGTTATCTCAACCGACTTTGACGGAATGATTAGGGAAGGAAATGAATTAGCAGCTTTGCATCCGCAAATTGTGGTGAAATTGCCAATGATTGAAGCCGGAATTAAAGCCTGCAAATATTTTTCTTCTAAAGGAATCAGAACTAATGTTACTTTGGTATTTTCTGCAGGACAAGCACTTTTGGCAGCAAAAGCAGGTGCTACTTATGTTTCTCCGTTTTTAGGAAGACTTGATGATGTTTCAACAGATGGTATGCATTTGATTGCCGAAATAAGGGAGATTTATGATAATTATGATTATCAAACACAGATACTTTCTGCTTCGGTAAGGCATACAATGCATATCGTAAACTGTGCAAAAGTTGGATCTGATGTTATGACGGGACCACTATCTGCCATTAAAGGATTATTAAAACATCCGTTAACGGATATTGGTTTGAAACAATTTGTTGAAGATGCTAAGAAAATGAATTTGTAG